Proteins from one Caulobacter sp. 73W genomic window:
- a CDS encoding prolyl-tRNA synthetase associated domain-containing protein, with product MTGPAARSDLFAFFDRHGVDHLTHEHPPVFRVEEGHAIKAALPGGHTKNLFLKDNKDQLWLISALGETQIDLKALPAVIGSGRLSFGREELMVEVLGVTPGSVTAFGLINDRDRRVRFVLDAALAAADPVNFHPLSNDATTAVSQAGFRRFLAALDIEPMIVDFGAMTLAAR from the coding sequence ATGACCGGCCCCGCTGCGCGCTCCGACCTCTTCGCCTTCTTCGATCGCCACGGCGTCGATCACCTGACCCACGAGCACCCGCCGGTGTTCCGGGTCGAGGAAGGCCACGCGATCAAGGCGGCGCTGCCCGGCGGCCACACCAAGAACCTGTTCCTCAAGGACAACAAGGATCAACTGTGGCTGATCTCGGCGCTTGGCGAGACCCAGATCGACCTGAAGGCCCTGCCCGCCGTGATCGGTTCGGGCCGGCTGTCCTTTGGCCGGGAAGAGCTGATGGTCGAGGTCCTCGGCGTTACGCCTGGCTCGGTCACCGCCTTCGGCCTGATCAACGATCGCGACCGCCGGGTGCGCTTCGTCCTCGACGCCGCCCTGGCCGCCGCCGACCCGGTGAATTTTCACCCGCTGAGCAATGACGCGACCACCGCGGTGTCCCAGGCCGGCTTCCGACGGTTCCTGGCGGCCTTGGACATCGAGCCCATGATCGTCGATTTCGGCGCCATGACGCTCGCCGCGCGTTGA
- a CDS encoding DUF6065 family protein: MQLECYPTCNRPPDIVPGRPQRGWMETFSDRHPYRCLPLTMANTSGWEILCPVGFTATWTGGKHQDDIRLTPDHPFPDFTDFVKSHFSHGVLTFHPGYLFRSPPGWSMWTTGAPNHVKDGIQALTGLVETDWLPFPFTMNWIFTRPGEVRFEKGEPFCFITLVQDKPLAQVQPVTRSLARNDELRDQYDAWSRQRGEFNARIFRREPEAVKEAWQRYYFKGELPEELGPGPTDHVNKRRLKAPKLGA, encoded by the coding sequence ATGCAGCTCGAGTGCTACCCCACCTGCAACCGCCCGCCGGACATCGTGCCGGGGCGCCCGCAACGCGGGTGGATGGAGACCTTTTCGGACCGGCACCCGTACCGCTGTCTGCCCCTGACCATGGCCAACACCTCCGGGTGGGAGATCCTGTGCCCGGTCGGCTTCACGGCGACCTGGACTGGCGGCAAGCATCAGGACGACATCCGCCTGACGCCGGACCACCCGTTTCCGGACTTCACCGATTTCGTGAAATCACACTTCAGCCATGGGGTTCTGACCTTCCACCCCGGCTATCTGTTCCGCAGTCCTCCGGGCTGGTCCATGTGGACCACCGGCGCGCCGAACCATGTGAAGGACGGCATCCAGGCCCTGACCGGCCTGGTGGAGACCGACTGGCTGCCGTTCCCCTTCACGATGAACTGGATTTTCACCCGCCCGGGCGAGGTCCGCTTCGAAAAGGGCGAGCCGTTCTGTTTCATCACCCTGGTGCAGGACAAGCCGCTGGCCCAGGTGCAGCCGGTGACCCGCTCCCTGGCCCGCAACGACGAGCTGCGTGACCAGTACGACGCGTGGAGCCGCCAGCGCGGCGAATTCAACGCCCGAATCTTCCGCCGGGAGCCGGAGGCGGTGAAGGAAGCTTGGCAGCGCTATTACTTCAAGGGAGAGCTGCCGGAAGAGCTGGGGCCGGGGCCGACGGACCACGTCAACAAGCGCCGTTTGAAGGCTCCGAAACTGGGGGCGTGA
- a CDS encoding DNA translocase FtsK 4TM domain-containing protein has product MARAARRTIGELAWDAAKAGWSAPFTARFRGGLVTAAGVALVLAVATYDAADPSWNAATGGAPGNALGGVGATLADIFMQSLGLAAWGAGMMMVIFGLARVADQEPDLSRKSTRIRALVGVLGLLALGGLLALPSPPSGWPLAKGLGGFWGDGLLHGLSGLLSFARLPGATVIAGILLGVLGVVGIGYAIGLRRLDLAASANWFGEQMQRRNEEVEERRAPTPRAAPPRPERKPRQAPAPISIAVDDDEDEDTPIVADDPRPLSIKQPKPAPKDSGREVREKQKTFDFVQPGGFQLPELAMLTKPKPRASAVDEGSLRQNARLLESVLAEFGVKGQIDQIRPGPVVTLYELVPAAGVKSARVVALSDDIARSMSVAACRVSVVPGRNAIGIELPNQKRETVYLRDLLSSSDYEKAGQALPMALGETIGGEPYIADLAKMPHLLIAGTTGSGKSVGVNAMILSILYRLPPDKCRFIMIDPKMLELSVYDGIPHLLAPVVTDPKKAIVALKWTVREMEDRYRRMSKIGVRNVAGYNERANEAKSKGEHFERTVQTGFDEAGRPIYETEKLSPEPMPYLVVVIDEVADLMLVAGKDIEGAVQRLAQMARAAGIHLIMATQRPSVDVITGTIKANFPTRISFQVTSKIDARTILGEQGAEQLLGQGDMLYMAGGGRITRLHGPFVGDNEVEEVAKFLRSQGTPQYLEEVTAGGEDEDAEAIEGAFAGEGGANDLYDHAVAVVTRDRKASTSYIQRRLQIGYNRAASLMERMEKEGVVGAANHAGKREILAPPPPAL; this is encoded by the coding sequence ATGGCGCGGGCGGCGCGACGCACGATTGGCGAACTGGCCTGGGACGCGGCCAAGGCGGGCTGGAGCGCGCCGTTCACGGCTCGCTTCCGCGGCGGCCTGGTGACCGCGGCCGGCGTGGCGCTGGTCCTGGCCGTGGCCACCTATGACGCCGCCGATCCCAGCTGGAACGCCGCTACCGGCGGCGCGCCCGGCAACGCCCTGGGCGGCGTCGGCGCCACCCTGGCCGACATCTTCATGCAGTCCCTTGGCCTAGCCGCCTGGGGCGCGGGCATGATGATGGTGATCTTCGGTCTGGCTCGTGTGGCCGACCAGGAGCCGGACCTGTCGCGAAAATCGACCCGCATCCGCGCCCTGGTGGGCGTGCTCGGCCTGCTGGCCCTGGGCGGTCTGCTGGCCCTGCCGAGCCCGCCGTCAGGCTGGCCCCTGGCCAAGGGATTGGGCGGGTTCTGGGGCGACGGCCTGCTGCATGGCCTGTCGGGCCTTTTGAGCTTCGCTCGGCTGCCGGGGGCCACCGTCATCGCCGGCATTCTGCTGGGCGTGCTGGGCGTGGTCGGTATCGGCTACGCCATCGGCCTGCGCCGCCTGGATCTGGCCGCCTCCGCCAACTGGTTCGGCGAGCAGATGCAGCGCCGCAATGAAGAGGTCGAGGAGCGCCGCGCGCCCACCCCCCGCGCCGCGCCGCCGCGTCCGGAGCGCAAGCCCCGCCAGGCCCCCGCCCCGATCAGCATCGCCGTGGATGACGATGAGGACGAGGATACGCCCATCGTCGCCGACGATCCGCGCCCCCTGTCGATCAAGCAGCCCAAGCCCGCGCCGAAGGATTCCGGCCGCGAGGTGCGCGAAAAGCAGAAGACCTTCGATTTCGTCCAGCCCGGCGGCTTCCAGCTGCCCGAGCTGGCCATGCTGACCAAGCCCAAGCCCCGCGCCTCGGCGGTGGACGAGGGCTCCCTTCGCCAGAACGCCCGCCTGCTCGAAAGCGTGCTGGCCGAGTTCGGCGTAAAGGGCCAGATCGACCAGATCCGCCCGGGCCCAGTGGTCACCCTGTACGAACTGGTCCCCGCCGCCGGGGTCAAGAGCGCCCGCGTGGTGGCCCTGTCAGACGATATCGCCCGCTCCATGAGCGTCGCCGCCTGCCGCGTCAGCGTGGTCCCGGGCCGCAACGCCATCGGCATCGAGCTGCCCAACCAGAAGCGCGAGACCGTCTATCTGCGCGACCTGCTGTCCAGCAGCGACTACGAGAAGGCCGGCCAGGCCCTGCCCATGGCCCTGGGCGAGACCATCGGCGGCGAGCCCTACATCGCCGACCTGGCCAAGATGCCCCACCTGCTGATCGCGGGCACCACCGGCTCGGGCAAGTCGGTGGGGGTCAACGCCATGATCCTGTCGATCCTGTACCGCCTGCCGCCGGACAAGTGCCGGTTCATCATGATCGACCCGAAGATGCTGGAGCTGTCGGTCTATGACGGCATCCCGCACCTGCTGGCGCCGGTGGTGACCGATCCCAAGAAGGCCATCGTGGCGCTGAAGTGGACCGTGCGCGAGATGGAGGACCGCTATCGGCGCATGTCCAAGATCGGCGTGCGCAACGTGGCCGGCTACAACGAGCGCGCCAACGAGGCCAAATCCAAGGGCGAGCACTTCGAGCGCACCGTCCAGACCGGCTTCGACGAAGCCGGCCGCCCGATCTACGAGACCGAAAAGCTGAGCCCCGAGCCCATGCCCTATCTGGTCGTGGTCATCGACGAGGTGGCCGACCTGATGCTGGTGGCGGGCAAGGACATCGAAGGCGCCGTGCAGCGCCTGGCCCAGATGGCCCGCGCCGCGGGCATCCACCTCATCATGGCCACCCAGCGCCCGTCGGTGGACGTCATCACCGGCACCATCAAGGCCAACTTCCCGACCCGGATCAGCTTCCAGGTCACCTCCAAGATCGACGCCCGCACCATCCTGGGCGAACAGGGCGCCGAACAGCTGCTGGGCCAGGGGGACATGCTCTATATGGCCGGCGGCGGCCGCATCACCCGCCTGCACGGTCCCTTCGTCGGCGACAACGAGGTGGAGGAGGTCGCCAAGTTCCTGCGATCCCAGGGCACGCCGCAGTACCTGGAAGAGGTCACCGCGGGCGGCGAGGACGAGGACGCCGAGGCCATCGAGGGCGCCTTCGCCGGCGAGGGCGGGGCCAACGACCTGTACGACCACGCCGTGGCGGTGGTCACCCGCGACCGCAAGGCCTCGACCAGCTACATCCAGCGCCGCCTGCAGATCGGCTACAATCGCGCCGCATCGCTGATGGAGCGGATGGAGAAGGAAGGCGTCGTCGGCGCGGCCAACCACGCCGGCAAGCGCGAAATCCTGGCCCCGCCGCCGCCCGCCCTGTAG
- a CDS encoding LON peptidase substrate-binding domain-containing protein — MPTGYRKAADLPQVIPVFPLDGALLLPGGQLPLNIFEPRYLNMLDDAMGGERIIGMIQTRHGGDPERPRLAAIGCLGKVTSFAETADGRYLITLTGICRFVAGEELPARTPYRQVRADYAPFEHDLTSMDVGLELDRGPFLAALKHYLERRGMEIDWESAESAPCDALVNSLSMALPFDAQEKQALLEARTAEDRRTALIAMLEIDAAAGPDDEPTAIQ, encoded by the coding sequence ATGCCCACCGGCTATCGGAAGGCTGCGGACCTGCCCCAGGTGATCCCGGTGTTTCCGCTGGACGGAGCCTTGCTGCTTCCGGGCGGGCAGTTGCCGCTCAACATCTTCGAGCCGCGCTATCTGAACATGCTCGACGACGCCATGGGCGGAGAGCGGATCATCGGCATGATCCAGACCCGCCATGGCGGCGATCCGGAGCGCCCTCGCCTCGCCGCCATCGGCTGCCTGGGCAAGGTGACCAGCTTCGCCGAGACCGCCGACGGCCGCTACCTGATCACCCTGACCGGCATCTGCCGTTTCGTGGCGGGCGAAGAGCTGCCGGCGCGCACGCCCTACCGGCAGGTCCGGGCCGACTACGCCCCGTTCGAGCACGACCTGACCAGCATGGATGTCGGGCTGGAGCTGGACCGGGGTCCGTTCCTGGCGGCCCTGAAGCACTATCTGGAGCGCCGGGGGATGGAGATCGACTGGGAAAGCGCCGAAAGCGCGCCCTGCGACGCCCTGGTCAACAGCCTGTCCATGGCCCTGCCCTTCGACGCCCAGGAAAAGCAGGCCTTGCTGGAGGCGCGCACGGCCGAAGACCGCCGCACCGCCCTGATCGCCATGCTGGAGATCGACGCCGCCGCCGGCCCCGATGACGAACCGACCGCCATCCAGTAG
- a CDS encoding UbiH/UbiF/VisC/COQ6 family ubiquinone biosynthesis hydroxylase — translation MADRYDADVIIAGAGMAGSTLALALASAGLSSVLVDPQPFDAQLAPTFDGRSSAIAFASFRQWKTIGVGEAMEPHAQRIEQILVTDGRAPGAGVGPAHLSHSAYLRFDAAEIADRCDGEPLGYMLENRQTRLALSAAVLKSPLVQVIAPQSVTDLTVEGGGAAVTLGGGQVLRAPLVVGAEGRGSVIRRQAGIGTVGWGYGQSGVVATVKLERPHEGVAHEYFLPGGPFAILPLTENRASLVWTEKTARGDALKASGPEALHAFLNRRFGDFLGRVEIAGPTFVYPLSLSLAERLAAPRVALLGDAAHGIHPIAGQGLNLGLKDVAALAEVLVEAVRAGEDIGSLAVLDRYARWRRFDNAMIAASSDAFVRLFSNDDPLLRFVRGAGMAVINRIGPARRFFMQEAGGAVGDTPRLLRGEAL, via the coding sequence ATGGCTGATCGATATGATGCGGACGTGATCATCGCCGGCGCGGGCATGGCCGGCTCCACCCTGGCCCTGGCGCTCGCCAGCGCGGGGCTGAGCTCGGTCCTGGTGGACCCGCAGCCCTTCGACGCGCAGCTGGCGCCGACCTTCGACGGCCGCTCCTCGGCCATCGCCTTCGCCTCCTTCCGCCAGTGGAAGACGATCGGGGTCGGCGAGGCCATGGAGCCGCACGCCCAGCGCATCGAGCAGATCCTGGTCACCGACGGCCGCGCCCCGGGGGCGGGCGTCGGTCCGGCGCACCTGTCCCATTCGGCCTATCTGCGCTTCGACGCCGCCGAGATCGCCGACCGCTGCGACGGCGAACCGCTCGGCTACATGCTGGAGAACCGCCAGACGCGCCTCGCCCTGTCGGCCGCCGTGCTGAAAAGCCCCCTGGTCCAGGTGATCGCGCCGCAAAGCGTCACGGACCTGACGGTGGAGGGCGGCGGCGCGGCCGTCACCCTGGGCGGCGGCCAGGTTCTGCGCGCCCCGCTGGTGGTCGGCGCCGAGGGCCGGGGCTCTGTGATCCGCCGCCAGGCCGGCATCGGCACCGTCGGCTGGGGCTACGGTCAGTCCGGCGTGGTGGCGACCGTGAAGCTGGAGCGCCCGCACGAAGGTGTGGCCCATGAATATTTTCTGCCGGGCGGCCCCTTCGCCATTCTGCCGCTGACCGAAAACCGCGCCAGCCTGGTGTGGACCGAGAAGACCGCGCGCGGCGACGCGCTTAAGGCCTCCGGTCCCGAGGCGCTGCACGCCTTCCTGAACCGCCGGTTCGGCGATTTCCTGGGCCGGGTCGAGATCGCCGGCCCGACCTTCGTCTATCCGCTGTCGCTGTCCCTGGCCGAGCGGCTGGCCGCGCCGCGCGTGGCGCTGCTGGGCGACGCCGCCCACGGCATCCATCCCATCGCCGGCCAGGGCCTGAACCTGGGCCTTAAGGACGTCGCCGCCCTGGCCGAGGTGTTGGTTGAGGCGGTTCGGGCTGGCGAGGACATCGGCTCCCTGGCGGTTCTGGACCGCTACGCCCGCTGGCGGCGGTTCGACAACGCCATGATCGCCGCCTCGTCCGACGCCTTCGTGCGGCTGTTCTCCAACGACGATCCGCTGCTGCGTTTCGTGCGCGGGGCGGGGATGGCGGTGATCAACCGCATCGGACCGGCGCGGCGGTTCTTCATGCAGGAAGCCGGCGGCGCAGTGGGCGACACGCCACGACTGCTGCGGGGCGAAGCGCTCTAG
- the trxA gene encoding thioredoxin encodes MTLIGEGLAPAKNSAADDLIKEGSDASFIADVIEASKTQPVIVDFWATWCGPCRQLTPALEKAVTAAGGAVKLVKIDVDKNPAFAGQLRVQSIPTVYAFVNGQPVDGFMGALPDSQVKAFIDKLAGPAAPSDVDAILALAKESMDLDDIGGAAQAYAEALSLDPENIKAIGGLARCYLAGGDIDRARELADMAPADAKDPDLESVRAALSLADDAPSETSGFEKRLAADADDHEARFELAKALAGQGRLDAAADNLLTIIERDRAWNDEAARKQLLTVFEAAGPMSEVAKHGRRRLSSILFS; translated from the coding sequence ATGACCCTGATCGGCGAGGGCCTCGCGCCCGCAAAGAACAGCGCCGCCGACGACCTGATCAAGGAAGGCTCCGACGCCAGCTTCATCGCCGACGTCATCGAGGCGTCCAAGACCCAGCCCGTCATCGTCGATTTCTGGGCTACCTGGTGCGGCCCGTGCCGTCAGCTGACCCCGGCGCTTGAAAAGGCCGTGACCGCCGCCGGCGGCGCGGTGAAGCTGGTGAAGATCGACGTCGACAAGAACCCGGCCTTCGCGGGCCAGCTGCGCGTGCAGTCGATCCCCACCGTCTACGCCTTCGTCAACGGCCAGCCGGTGGACGGCTTCATGGGCGCGCTGCCCGACAGCCAGGTGAAGGCCTTCATCGACAAGCTGGCTGGCCCCGCCGCCCCCTCCGACGTCGACGCGATCCTGGCCCTGGCCAAGGAGTCCATGGACCTGGACGACATCGGCGGCGCGGCCCAGGCCTATGCCGAGGCCCTGTCCTTGGACCCAGAGAACATCAAGGCGATCGGCGGTCTGGCCCGCTGCTACCTGGCCGGCGGCGACATCGATCGCGCCCGTGAACTGGCGGATATGGCGCCCGCCGACGCCAAGGACCCGGATCTGGAAAGCGTCCGCGCCGCCCTGTCCCTGGCCGACGACGCGCCGTCGGAGACCAGCGGGTTCGAAAAGCGCCTGGCCGCCGACGCCGACGATCACGAGGCCCGCTTCGAACTGGCCAAGGCCCTGGCCGGCCAAGGGCGGCTGGATGCGGCGGCGGACAACCTGCTGACCATCATCGAGCGCGACCGCGCCTGGAACGACGAGGCGGCGCGCAAGCAGCTGCTGACCGTCTTCGAGGCGGCCGGCCCCATGTCCGAGGTCGCCAAACACGGTCGGCGACGTCTATCCTCGATCCTGTTCTCGTAA
- a CDS encoding outer membrane lipoprotein carrier protein LolA: protein MTTRRDLLALAAAAGLAPALASPALAAAPARLSPADQALVDKAVAYLSGLKTAKGRFVQTDGRNVSTQGTIYLQRPGKARFEYDAPSGLTVVSDGSYVYVSDSRLKTFDGYPLKSTPLALFLAREIRLDRGVRVVRVARLADGFSITAADVRKETRGEITLNFSESPMRLIGWTITDARGAATRLRLTELSPTGAFPPATFALKDPRPRRGGRP, encoded by the coding sequence ATGACCACCCGCCGCGATCTGCTGGCCCTGGCCGCAGCCGCCGGCCTGGCGCCCGCTCTCGCCAGCCCGGCCCTCGCCGCCGCTCCCGCCAGGCTTTCACCCGCCGACCAGGCCCTGGTCGACAAGGCCGTCGCCTATCTGTCCGGGCTGAAGACCGCCAAGGGGCGCTTCGTCCAGACCGACGGCCGCAATGTCAGCACCCAGGGCACGATCTATCTGCAGCGCCCAGGCAAGGCGCGCTTTGAGTATGACGCGCCGTCCGGCCTGACCGTCGTTTCCGACGGCTCCTACGTCTATGTCTCGGACAGCCGCCTGAAGACCTTCGACGGCTATCCGCTGAAGTCCACGCCCCTGGCCCTGTTCCTGGCCCGTGAGATCCGCCTGGATCGCGGCGTGCGCGTGGTCCGCGTCGCCCGCCTGGCCGACGGCTTCTCGATCACCGCCGCCGACGTCCGCAAGGAGACGCGCGGCGAGATCACCCTGAACTTCTCGGAATCGCCCATGCGCCTGATCGGCTGGACGATCACCGACGCGCGCGGCGCCGCCACCCGTCTGCGCCTGACGGAGCTGTCGCCCACCGGCGCCTTCCCGCCCGCCACGTTTGCGTTGAAGGATCCGCGACCGCGTCGCGGTGGCCGCCCCTAA
- a CDS encoding NAD(P)-dependent oxidoreductase: protein MKPKILLSRRWPDAVEARLAAHYDVTLNTDDQPLSEARFREAMARFDALCPTVSDRIPASVLAEPDPRVRIIANYGAGFEHIDLGAAKAAGLVVTNTPDVLTDATAELALLLILMTSRRAGEGERELREGRWAGWRPTHLLGQSLAGKALGLVGYGRIARATAQRARAALGMKIAYHSRRRVEDEDGAIYHDTLQGLAAVSDVLSLHTPGGPATHHMIDADLLARMKPGAILINTARGSVVAEEDLARALNKGVIAAAGLDVYQGEPQVNPVLLAAPNLVLLPHLGSATLETRTAMGMRVADNLDRFFRERRRLIASLDAIEAALDGWRRDGPFILGLCGAQGSGKSTLAAGLAERLTARGLRVDALSIDDLYLSHAARQQMAQDIHPLFATRGPPGTHDVARGLSILDDVKAGRSVTLPRFDKATDDPVPRSSWRRLDAPLDVLIFEGWCVGARLQAEHQLIAPANALEARRDPQAAWRRHANAVLGGPYGALFSRIDRLVFLAAPGFEVVHGWRRQQEEALRLQSPDAGRVMGDDEIAAFIQHYERLTRHILATMPGYADLVLSLDEERGLS, encoded by the coding sequence ATGAAGCCGAAAATCCTCCTCAGCCGCCGTTGGCCCGATGCGGTCGAGGCGCGGCTGGCGGCGCACTACGACGTCACGCTCAATACCGACGACCAGCCCTTGAGCGAGGCGCGCTTCCGGGAAGCCATGGCGCGGTTCGACGCCCTGTGCCCGACGGTGTCCGACCGGATTCCGGCCTCGGTGCTGGCCGAACCGGACCCGCGCGTGCGGATCATCGCCAACTATGGCGCGGGATTCGAACATATCGACCTGGGCGCCGCCAAGGCGGCCGGGCTGGTGGTGACCAACACGCCCGATGTCCTGACCGACGCGACGGCGGAGCTGGCCCTGCTGCTGATCCTGATGACCAGTCGGCGCGCCGGCGAGGGCGAACGGGAACTGCGCGAGGGGCGCTGGGCGGGCTGGCGGCCGACCCATCTGCTGGGCCAGTCGCTGGCGGGCAAGGCCCTGGGCCTGGTCGGCTATGGCCGGATCGCCCGCGCCACGGCCCAGCGGGCGCGCGCCGCTTTGGGCATGAAGATCGCCTATCACAGCCGGCGCCGCGTCGAGGATGAGGACGGGGCGATCTATCACGACACGCTGCAGGGGCTGGCCGCCGTCAGCGACGTGCTGTCCCTGCATACGCCGGGCGGCCCCGCGACCCACCACATGATCGACGCCGATCTGCTGGCGCGGATGAAGCCCGGCGCCATCCTGATCAATACGGCCAGAGGCTCGGTGGTGGCGGAGGAGGACTTGGCCAGGGCCCTGAATAAAGGCGTCATCGCCGCCGCCGGGCTGGACGTCTATCAGGGCGAACCCCAGGTGAACCCGGTCCTTCTGGCCGCGCCGAACCTGGTGCTGTTGCCCCACCTGGGCAGCGCCACGTTGGAGACGCGGACCGCCATGGGGATGCGCGTGGCCGATAATCTCGACCGCTTCTTCAGGGAGAGGCGCCGCTTGATCGCGTCGCTTGATGCGATCGAGGCCGCCCTCGACGGGTGGCGGCGCGATGGGCCGTTCATCCTGGGCCTCTGCGGCGCCCAGGGATCGGGGAAGTCGACCCTGGCGGCCGGTCTGGCGGAGCGGCTGACCGCGCGGGGTCTCCGCGTCGACGCCCTGTCGATCGACGATCTCTACCTGTCGCATGCGGCGCGACAACAGATGGCGCAGGACATTCACCCGCTCTTCGCGACCCGAGGGCCGCCCGGCACGCACGATGTCGCCCGGGGCCTGTCGATCCTGGATGACGTGAAGGCGGGACGATCCGTGACCCTGCCGCGCTTCGACAAGGCGACCGACGACCCGGTCCCGCGGTCGTCCTGGCGGCGCTTGGATGCGCCGCTGGATGTCCTGATCTTCGAGGGCTGGTGCGTCGGCGCACGGCTGCAGGCCGAGCACCAGCTGATCGCGCCCGCCAACGCCCTGGAGGCCCGACGGGACCCGCAGGCGGCCTGGCGTCGTCACGCCAACGCCGTGCTTGGGGGACCCTATGGGGCGCTGTTCAGCCGCATCGACCGGTTGGTGTTTCTCGCCGCGCCGGGCTTCGAGGTCGTGCATGGCTGGCGGCGACAGCAGGAAGAGGCGCTTCGCCTCCAGTCGCCGGACGCGGGGCGCGTCATGGGCGACGACGAGATCGCCGCCTTCATCCAGCACTACGAGCGCCTGACCCGGCATATCCTGGCGACCATGCCCGGCTATGCGGACCTAGTGCTGTCCCTGGACGAGGAGCGGGGCCTGAGCTGA
- the xth gene encoding exodeoxyribonuclease III has translation MRLRLVTWNVNSVRLRMEQVARFVDEAAPDVIAMQEIKCQEGEFPRAAFEAIGFPHLKIAGQKGWHGVAIASRLPIEDAQPLNVCREGHARCVSAKVAGIEIQNFYIPAGGDIPDRTVNAKFDHKLDFYEKLTEEMKRRDPKAPLILTGDLNVAPGENDVWSHKQMSRIVSHTPVEVEAMEALRNSIGFIDLPREAVPEPTKLYSWWSYRAADFRKSNRGLRLDHILASPGLREAAFATGKAVSKVHDDVREWERPSDHAPVSADFQV, from the coding sequence ATGCGGCTTCGACTGGTCACTTGGAACGTCAATTCCGTCCGCCTGCGCATGGAGCAGGTGGCGCGCTTCGTGGACGAGGCGGCGCCCGACGTCATCGCCATGCAGGAGATCAAGTGCCAGGAGGGTGAATTCCCCCGGGCCGCCTTTGAGGCCATCGGCTTCCCGCACCTGAAGATCGCCGGCCAGAAGGGCTGGCACGGCGTGGCCATCGCCTCGCGCCTGCCGATCGAGGACGCCCAGCCCCTGAATGTCTGCCGCGAGGGCCACGCGCGCTGCGTGTCGGCCAAGGTGGCGGGGATCGAGATCCAGAACTTCTACATCCCGGCCGGTGGCGACATCCCAGACCGGACGGTCAATGCGAAGTTCGACCACAAACTGGATTTCTACGAAAAGCTCACCGAGGAGATGAAGCGCCGCGACCCCAAGGCGCCGCTGATCCTGACCGGCGACCTGAACGTCGCCCCCGGCGAGAACGACGTCTGGAGCCACAAGCAGATGTCGCGGATCGTCAGCCACACTCCGGTCGAGGTCGAGGCGATGGAGGCCCTGCGCAATTCCATCGGCTTCATCGACCTGCCCCGCGAGGCGGTTCCGGAGCCGACCAAGCTGTATTCCTGGTGGAGCTATCGCGCCGCCGACTTCCGCAAGTCCAACCGCGGCCTGCGCCTGGACCACATCCTGGCCAGTCCCGGCCTGCGCGAAGCCGCCTTCGCCACCGGCAAGGCGGTGTCGAAGGTCCATGACGACGTGCGCGAATGGGAACGCCCCAGCGACCACGCGCCGGTCAGCGCGGATTTCCAGGTCTAG
- a CDS encoding Trm112 family protein, with the protein MSDPFDTPAADIDPRLLEVLVCPVSRGPLDYDRKAGELVSRQAKLAYPIRDGVPIMLAEEARILED; encoded by the coding sequence ATGAGCGATCCTTTCGACACCCCCGCCGCCGATATCGACCCGCGCCTGCTGGAGGTTCTGGTCTGCCCCGTCAGCCGCGGCCCGCTGGACTATGACCGCAAGGCCGGCGAGCTGGTCAGCCGCCAGGCCAAGCTGGCCTATCCGATCCGCGACGGCGTGCCGATCATGCTGGCCGAAGAAGCCCGCATCCTCGAGGACTGA